The genomic interval AACTCTTCGTGTTGAGCTTGGCTATGTTCGTGGTGTTTGTTGCCGAACGCATGCACCGCAGCCAAGTGGCTGATATGGATCACAGCAACGCGGAGCTAGAACAAACCCACCAAGCCTTGATTCGCGCACAAGCGCACAAAGACGAATTCATTGCATCGGTGGGCCATGAGCTGCGCACACCCATGAACGCCATTTTGGGTCTCAACGGCATCTTGCGCACGGAGCTTTCCTCACGCGCAGAAGATGCCGAGGTGGTCGATCACATTCGCCGCTCGACAGAACAGCTGTTGCAAGTGGTGAACGATATTTTGGATTTTTCGCAACTCCAGGCCGGGCGGCTGACGCTGCGGGAGGATGAGTTCTCGCTGCGTGAAACGCTGACGGCTGTGCTTGCCTCCTTTGAGGCCAAAGCGCAGGCCAAAGGCATTGCGTTGCACCTCGATGCTGCTGCTGTACACAACATGTGGGTCAAGGGAGACCGTCAACGCTTGGCTCAAGTGCTCAGCAACTTACTCGACAACGCCCTTAAGTTCACCGCCACAGGCAACATTCATGTGCGCGGACAAGCTGTGGGTGGTGGCGTGTTGTTTGAGGTGCAAGACACGGGCATTGGCATTGCCCCGGACCGTCAAAAACAAATCTTCAACGGTTTTGAACATGCCGACGTGCAAACCAATCGGCAATACGGTGGAACTGGGTTGGGCTTGTCCATCTGCGAGCGCTTGGTTCGGTTGCAAGGCGGCACCATTGGGGTGAGTAGTGTGCAAGGCCAGGGCGCTCGGTTTTGGTTTCAATTGCCCATGCGCAGCGTCGCCGTGCAAGAGGCCAAGGCCGCCGCAGAGATGGCGCGCATGTTGGTAGACAAAGCCTTGCAAATTTTGCTCGTGGATGACAATGCGGTGAATCTGCTGGTTGCCCGCATGATGCTTAAAAAATGCTTTCCTAAATCGGAAATTGTGGAAGCCAGCAGTGGAACCATCGCGATAGAAAAGCTGCGTGCACAAAGTTTTGACTTGGTTTTGATGGACATGGTCATGCCTGAGATGGATGGCATGGAGGTCACCCAAATCCTGCGAACCAACTTTTCTGCGCCGGTGTGTCACATCCCCGTGTTGGCACTTACTGCCAGCGCCAATCCTGTGGACCAAGACCGTTGTTTGGCATCGGGCATGAACGACGTCATACACAAGCCGTTGGACGAACAAGAACTCATCGTCAAAATTTCAAATGCCCTCGCGTTGCATGCGGCCAAGGAACAGCCGTGAGCAGCATCAAGTTTGATGCCCTGGCTGCTTGGGTTGTGCCACGCTTGCCCACGCGCTTTCAAGAAGGGCGCTTGCCGTATTTGTTCTTGATCGTGTGGCTTCTCATTGCTGCGATGGTGGTGCTTGCTTTGATCACGCCTTACCCGAATGGCGTGCCTGTGCCGTTGGCGTTTGCTGTTGTGTTGCTTATCTTGCAGTTCTTGTTCATCTGGGGTTTGCCGTTGCAAGGGGCTGTCAACCTGGGTTTGCTCGCGGGGTTGTTGCAAGTTTGTTATGCGGCTTGGATGTCAGGCGGTATTTTTTCGCCACGCATGGCGTGGTTGGCCGCGATTCCTTTGATTCCGTTTTACGCCATCAGTCGCTTCACGGGCCTCGCGTGGTTGGTTTCGGTGTTGTGCGTGGAGTTGGCCATGGCCTATGTCACTTGGCATGGTTGGTTGCCTGACAACCCGACTTTGGGGGCAGCACAAATCATGTCCTCGTTTGCCAGCTATACAGTGGTCACGATCATCGTCATCACCGTGCCTTTTTTGTATGACAACCTCTTTCGCCAAGCCTATGCCGCAAGCCTTCAACGCAACTTAGAGCTAGAGGAAAAACGCAAAGAACTTCTGCGTACGGCGGCCTTGCGCGAGCAGTTCATTGCCACTGTCAGTCATGAACTGCGCACGCCCATGAATGCGATCTTGGGCTTCAACAACATGTTGCTTGCTCGCGTGTCTGATAACCCGCAAGCCTTGAAAATTTTGAACCACACCCGGCAATCGGCGGATCACTTGCTTACTGTCATCAACGACGTGCTGGATTACTCACAGTTGCAAGCCGGCAAGATCAACGTGCAGTACGAAACTTTTGCCTTGCGCGATACCGTTCACACCGCATTCGACCTATTTGCGCAACGCGTCGAGAGCATGCATCTGAAATACTCTTGCACCATTGACGACAACGTCCCGCATTGGGTGCATACCGATCGTCATCGACTCATGCAAATTCTGGTGAACCTGTTGGGCAACGCCATCAAGTTCACGCATCAAGGCCATGTGACTTTGCATGTACGTCAACAGCCGCTGTGCGTGCACTTCTCCGTGCGTGACAGCGGTATTGGTATCCCCGAAGCGCAACAGCCCAAAATTTTTCAACGTTTTGTCCAAGCTGAGGATGACATTCAATCGCGCTACGGCGGCAATGGCTTGGGTTTGTCCATCACGCAGCGCCTCGTTGAACTGATGGGCGGCCATATTGGTTTTGAAAGTAGGCCCGGTGAAGGTTCCATGTTTTGGTTCACCTTACCGCTGGTTGAGGTTGCCCCTCCCGAGGTGGAGGTTCCGCGGATCAAAATGCCCACGACGACGAGTGTTACGGTGCCGCGTTTCTTGGTTGTGGATGACCATCCAATCAACCGATTGCTGGTGCGTCAAATTTTGAAAAATAATTGGAAAAATTGTGAGTTGGTCGAAGCAGATAACGGCATCAAAGCGCTAGACGCGCTGCGCCAACAAGATTTCGATGTGGTGCTCATGGACATGGTCATGCCCGAAATGGATGGCATTGAGGCCACTGCTGCGCTGCGCTTAAGCTTTGATCAACCCACGCGTGACACCCCCGTCTTGGGCCTCACCGCGAACGTCAATCCCCAAGACCTTGAGCGCTTTGCCGATGCCGGCGTGAGCGCTGTGGTGCTCAAGCCATTTGATGCCGTCAAGCTCTGCGCTCAGGTTGAGCAAATGCTCACAGAGAAAAAATCTTCCCTGGGTTCATGATGTTGTCTGGGTCCAGTGCCCGCTTGATGGTGCGCATGATGTTCACGGCACCTTCACCTGTTTCGGTACGTAAGAACGCCATCTTGTGCAAACCAATGCCATGTTCGCCGGTGCATGTGCCGCCTAGGTTGAGGGCGCGTGTCACCAGTTTGTGGTTCAAGTCTTCTGCCAAGGCGCACTCTTGTGCGTTGTTGGGGTCAATCAAATATCCCACATGGAAATTGCCATCGCCGACGTGCCCCACTAAGAAGTAGTGGAGGCCAGACGCATTGGCCTCGGCAATTGAATCCAACATGGCATCCGCTAGCTTGCTAATGGGCACACATGTGTCCGTTGTCACTGCGCGGCAGCCAGGGCGGCTTTGAATGGCGGCAAAGTAGGCGTTGTGTCGTGCCGTCCACAAGCGTGTGCGTTCTTCGGGTGTCGTTGCCCATTCAAACGACACGCCACCATGTTCTGCAGCAATTTCTTGCACTGTTTCGGCTTGTTCTTTCACGCCGGCGGGTGAACCGTGAAACTCCATCAACAGCATGGGCGTTTCCGCCAAATTCAATTTCGCATATTGGTTCACCATGCGGACAGAGGCGCCATCAAGCAGCTCTACACGCGCAATGGGCACCCCCATTTGAATGGTCGTGATTGTCGTGTGCACCGCCGCTTCAATGCTGGGGAACGAACACACGGCAGCCAGCACCGCCTCAGGTAGTGGGTAAATCCGCAGCGTGATTTCTGTCATCACACCCAACGTGCCTTCGCTGCCCACAAACAAACGTGTCAGGTCGTAGCCCGCTGCTGATTTTTTAGCACGCGTTCCGGTGCGAATTACCTCGCCACTGGCGGTCACCACTTCAAGTGTCAAGACGTTTTCGCGCATCGTGCCGTAGCGTACGGCGTTGGTGCCGCTGGCACGTGTGGCGCACATGCCGCCAATCGATGCGTCCGCACCCGGATCGATTGGGAAGAACAGCCCCGTGCTTTTGATCTCCTCATTCAGTTGTTTGCGCGTCACGCCGGGTTGCACCGTCACCGTCAAGTCTTCGGCGTTGATGCTCAGCACCTTGTTCATGCGGCTCACGTCTAGGCTGATACCGCCTTGGACAGCCAGCAAGTGGCCTTCTAGCGACGAACCCACACCAAATGGAATGACGGGCGCTTTGTATTGCGCGGCCAGCGTGACGGCATCCGCCACGTCTTGTGTGCTTTCGGCAAACACCACTGCAGCGGGTGGTGGCACGTGCACGAAGGGTGATTCATCGCGCCCATGCTGCTCTCGCACCACCAACGCAGTTGAGCAATTTGCGCCAAATCGGGCTTGCAGTGCCGCAATTAATTCGGCGGGCACCTCGCGTGGTGCGAGGGCAGGTGTTAAATGTTGATGGGCGGTGGGGGCGTTCATGAAATTCTCCTAGGCAATGGCTTATTTTAAGAAGAAGCCCTTGTCTGGCGGGCGCGCCCACGCGACAGGCAAAATAAGACAAAAATCAAACACACACGAGGCAAACGTATATGGGCAACCGACTTTCACAAATCGCCACGCGCACAGGTGACGCAGGAACCACAGGCTTGGGCAATAACCAACGCGTGTCCAAAAATAGCCTGCGCGTCCACGCCATGGGCGAGGTGGACGAACTCAACTCCAACATCGGCGTCTTGCTTTGTGAAGACATGCCGCAAGACGTGCGCGAGGTGTTGGTTGAGATTCAGCACCAGTTGTTTAACCTGGGTGGTGAGCTGTCCATCCCCGGTTTTGAGTTGCTGAAAGAAGAGGCCGTTCAAGCGCTTGACAACGCGCTCGAAAAATACAACAGCCAACTCCCCAAACTTGAAGAATTTATCTTGCCTGCCGGCACACGCGGTGCAGCGCTTTCACATGTGTGTCGCACCGTGGCACGTCGTGCAGAGCGTGCCACTGTGGCTTTAGGCAACGAAGAAGCGATAGGCGATGCGCCGCGCCAATACCTCAACCGATTGAGTGACCTGATGTTCGTTTTCGCTCGTGTTCTCAATCGCTTGAATGGTGGCGATGACGTGTACTGGAAAAGTGAACGGATGAAGCGTAGCGACGCTTAAGAAGCGCTGCTTAAGCGCATGAAATCTTGCACTTAAAAAACATCAAAAACCCACCTGAAACTAAAACATATACGCCAGTTGGCGTATGTACGAAACAGGGAAAACCCCAGACAATGAAATTTTTCTAATTTTGCGCCTATGCGTTGAATTTATTGTTTCTTTTGGTTCT from Limnohabitans curvus carries:
- a CDS encoding hybrid sensor histidine kinase/response regulator, whose translation is MAETLQNGFLPKGFFQGSPLQRRRSLLTYMLLLVGACSLPFYFIHHPDYNHVANLVGTAGYWGLLVLLWLGAPYVLIANGTLLWSISYVAYLAAMTGGINSPVLVWITAVVLPAILLLDRMAAFFWVIVVFVVNLLLLLISQQGLVNSDINMANDVMAWTVANKLFVLSLAMFVVFVAERMHRSQVADMDHSNAELEQTHQALIRAQAHKDEFIASVGHELRTPMNAILGLNGILRTELSSRAEDAEVVDHIRRSTEQLLQVVNDILDFSQLQAGRLTLREDEFSLRETLTAVLASFEAKAQAKGIALHLDAAAVHNMWVKGDRQRLAQVLSNLLDNALKFTATGNIHVRGQAVGGGVLFEVQDTGIGIAPDRQKQIFNGFEHADVQTNRQYGGTGLGLSICERLVRLQGGTIGVSSVQGQGARFWFQLPMRSVAVQEAKAAAEMARMLVDKALQILLVDDNAVNLLVARMMLKKCFPKSEIVEASSGTIAIEKLRAQSFDLVLMDMVMPEMDGMEVTQILRTNFSAPVCHIPVLALTASANPVDQDRCLASGMNDVIHKPLDEQELIVKISNALALHAAKEQP
- a CDS encoding ATP-binding protein, with the translated sequence MSSIKFDALAAWVVPRLPTRFQEGRLPYLFLIVWLLIAAMVVLALITPYPNGVPVPLAFAVVLLILQFLFIWGLPLQGAVNLGLLAGLLQVCYAAWMSGGIFSPRMAWLAAIPLIPFYAISRFTGLAWLVSVLCVELAMAYVTWHGWLPDNPTLGAAQIMSSFASYTVVTIIVITVPFLYDNLFRQAYAASLQRNLELEEKRKELLRTAALREQFIATVSHELRTPMNAILGFNNMLLARVSDNPQALKILNHTRQSADHLLTVINDVLDYSQLQAGKINVQYETFALRDTVHTAFDLFAQRVESMHLKYSCTIDDNVPHWVHTDRHRLMQILVNLLGNAIKFTHQGHVTLHVRQQPLCVHFSVRDSGIGIPEAQQPKIFQRFVQAEDDIQSRYGGNGLGLSITQRLVELMGGHIGFESRPGEGSMFWFTLPLVEVAPPEVEVPRIKMPTTTSVTVPRFLVVDDHPINRLLVRQILKNNWKNCELVEADNGIKALDALRQQDFDVVLMDMVMPEMDGIEATAALRLSFDQPTRDTPVLGLTANVNPQDLERFADAGVSAVVLKPFDAVKLCAQVEQMLTEKKSSLGS
- a CDS encoding cob(I)yrinic acid a,c-diamide adenosyltransferase, whose amino-acid sequence is MGNRLSQIATRTGDAGTTGLGNNQRVSKNSLRVHAMGEVDELNSNIGVLLCEDMPQDVREVLVEIQHQLFNLGGELSIPGFELLKEEAVQALDNALEKYNSQLPKLEEFILPAGTRGAALSHVCRTVARRAERATVALGNEEAIGDAPRQYLNRLSDLMFVFARVLNRLNGGDDVYWKSERMKRSDA
- a CDS encoding FAD-binding oxidoreductase; its protein translation is MNAPTAHQHLTPALAPREVPAELIAALQARFGANCSTALVVREQHGRDESPFVHVPPPAAVVFAESTQDVADAVTLAAQYKAPVIPFGVGSSLEGHLLAVQGGISLDVSRMNKVLSINAEDLTVTVQPGVTRKQLNEEIKSTGLFFPIDPGADASIGGMCATRASGTNAVRYGTMRENVLTLEVVTASGEVIRTGTRAKKSAAGYDLTRLFVGSEGTLGVMTEITLRIYPLPEAVLAAVCSFPSIEAAVHTTITTIQMGVPIARVELLDGASVRMVNQYAKLNLAETPMLLMEFHGSPAGVKEQAETVQEIAAEHGGVSFEWATTPEERTRLWTARHNAYFAAIQSRPGCRAVTTDTCVPISKLADAMLDSIAEANASGLHYFLVGHVGDGNFHVGYLIDPNNAQECALAEDLNHKLVTRALNLGGTCTGEHGIGLHKMAFLRTETGEGAVNIMRTIKRALDPDNIMNPGKIFSL